A window from Agelaius phoeniceus isolate bAgePho1 chromosome 13, bAgePho1.hap1, whole genome shotgun sequence encodes these proteins:
- the ADPGK gene encoding ADP-dependent glucokinase isoform X2, producing MWQRSVCVGLLALALGYLCVLGPELPPAALRQLSASLLGTLRRARSLEARTVAAWQAAIVRPARGWARVAVGVNACVDVVLSGVKLLEALGLEPSDGKNHAVLKSGQDLKEAFAHFMERGAAAERFFSDAEAFQDIARTASEHPAAQLYVGGNAALIGQKLATNPDLKILLCGPVGPKLHELLDDNVVVPPESMQERDEFHLILEYQAGEQWGRVRAPSANRFIFSHDLSNGALNMLEVFVSSLDEFQPDLVVLSGLHMMEGQSKEMRQRRLMEAVASISDIPTDIPIHLELASMTDQDFMSNIVHQVFPLVNSIGLNEQELLFLTQSASGPHASLASWSGIPDVGVVSDILFWILKEHGKTAQRASDLTRIHFHTLAYHILVTVDGHWGNQAAAVAAGARAAGTQACATDTIDTSKVFLKAPLEFVTSHTEAPSKISLNPDEPVVQWHREGISFHFTPVLVCKDPVRTVGLGDAISAEGLLYSEAYPQ from the exons ATGTGGCAGCGGTCGGTGTGCGTGGGCCTGCTGGCCCTGGCGCTGGGCTACCTGTGCGTGCTGGGCCCCGAGCTGCCCCCCGCGGCCCTGCGGCAGCTCTCGGCCTCTTTGCTGGGGACGCTGCGCCGCGCCCGCTCGCTGGAGGCGCGCACGGTGGCGGCCTGGCAGGCGGCCATTGTCCGCCCTGCGCGCGGCTGGGCGCGCGTCGCCGTCGG cGTCAACGCCTGCGTGGACGTGGTTCTGTCTGGGGTGAAGCTGCTGGAGGCTCTGGGCCTGGAGCCCAGTGATGGGAAGAACCATGCAGTCCTGAAATCTGGGCAGGACCTGAAGGAGGCTTTTGCCCACTTCATGGAGAGAGGGGCGGCTGCCGAGCGCTTCTTCAGCGATGCCGAGGCCTTCCAGGACATTGCCCGCACGGCCTCGGAGCACCCCGCAGCACAG CTTTACGTGggaggaaatgctgctctcaTCGGGCAGAAGCTTGCAACAAACCCAGACCTGAAG ATCCTCCTTTGTGGCCCAGTTGGTCCCAAACTCCACGAACTGCTCGATGACAATGTGGTTGTGCCACCTGAATCCATGCAGGAAAGAGATGAATTCCATCTTATCTTGGAATATCAAGCAG GTGAGCAGTGGGGCCGAGTGAGGGCACCCTCTGCCAACCGCTTCATCTTCTCCCACGACCTCTCCAACGGCGCCCTGAACATGCTGGAGGTGTTTGTGTCCAGCCTGGATGAGTTCCAGCCTGACCTGGTGGTGCTTTCAGGCCTGCACATGATGGAAGGGCAGAGCAAGGAGATGAGACAGAGGCGACTCATGGAG GCTGTGGCCTCCATCTCTGATATCCCAACCGACATTCCCATACACCTGGAGCTGGCCAGTATGACTGATCAGGATTTTATGAGCAACATTGTGCATCAG GTCTTTCCCCTGGTGAACTCCATCGGGCTGAacgagcaggagctgctgttcctcaCCCAGTCTGCCTCTGGTCCCCACGCCTCCCTGGCCTCCTGGAGCGGCATTCCCGACGTGGGGGTGGTCAGTGACATCCTCTTCTGGATCCTGAAGGAGCACGGCAAGACGGCGCAGCGGGCCTCGGACCTGACCCGGATCCACTTCCACACGCTGGCCTACCACATCCTGGTCACCGTGGACGGCCACTGGGGCaaccaggcagcagcagtggcagctggggccagggctgccgGCACCCAGGCCTGTGCCACCGACACCATCGACACCAGCAAGGTCTTCCTCAAAGCTCCCCTGGAGTTTGTCACCTCCCACACGGAGGCGCCGTCCAAAATCTCCCTCAATCCAGACGAGCCTGTggtgcagtggcacagggaagGCATCTCCTTCCACTTCACCCCTGTGCTGGTGTGCAAGGATCCCGTGCGGACCGTGGGGCTCGGGGATGCCATCTCGGCCGAGGGACTGCTCTATTCTGAAGCGTATCCTCAGTAG
- the ADPGK gene encoding ADP-dependent glucokinase isoform X1 yields the protein MWQRSVCVGLLALALGYLCVLGPELPPAALRQLSASLLGTLRRARSLEARTVAAWQAAIVRPARGWARVAVGVNACVDVVLSGVKLLEALGLEPSDGKNHAVLKSGQDLKEAFAHFMERGAAAERFFSDAEAFQDIARTASEHPAAQLYVGGNAALIGQKLATNPDLKILLCGPVGPKLHELLDDNVVVPPESMQERDEFHLILEYQAGEQWGRVRAPSANRFIFSHDLSNGALNMLEVFVSSLDEFQPDLVVLSGLHMMEGQSKEMRQRRLMEAVASISDIPTDIPIHLELASMTDQDFMSNIVHQQVFPLVNSIGLNEQELLFLTQSASGPHASLASWSGIPDVGVVSDILFWILKEHGKTAQRASDLTRIHFHTLAYHILVTVDGHWGNQAAAVAAGARAAGTQACATDTIDTSKVFLKAPLEFVTSHTEAPSKISLNPDEPVVQWHREGISFHFTPVLVCKDPVRTVGLGDAISAEGLLYSEAYPQ from the exons ATGTGGCAGCGGTCGGTGTGCGTGGGCCTGCTGGCCCTGGCGCTGGGCTACCTGTGCGTGCTGGGCCCCGAGCTGCCCCCCGCGGCCCTGCGGCAGCTCTCGGCCTCTTTGCTGGGGACGCTGCGCCGCGCCCGCTCGCTGGAGGCGCGCACGGTGGCGGCCTGGCAGGCGGCCATTGTCCGCCCTGCGCGCGGCTGGGCGCGCGTCGCCGTCGG cGTCAACGCCTGCGTGGACGTGGTTCTGTCTGGGGTGAAGCTGCTGGAGGCTCTGGGCCTGGAGCCCAGTGATGGGAAGAACCATGCAGTCCTGAAATCTGGGCAGGACCTGAAGGAGGCTTTTGCCCACTTCATGGAGAGAGGGGCGGCTGCCGAGCGCTTCTTCAGCGATGCCGAGGCCTTCCAGGACATTGCCCGCACGGCCTCGGAGCACCCCGCAGCACAG CTTTACGTGggaggaaatgctgctctcaTCGGGCAGAAGCTTGCAACAAACCCAGACCTGAAG ATCCTCCTTTGTGGCCCAGTTGGTCCCAAACTCCACGAACTGCTCGATGACAATGTGGTTGTGCCACCTGAATCCATGCAGGAAAGAGATGAATTCCATCTTATCTTGGAATATCAAGCAG GTGAGCAGTGGGGCCGAGTGAGGGCACCCTCTGCCAACCGCTTCATCTTCTCCCACGACCTCTCCAACGGCGCCCTGAACATGCTGGAGGTGTTTGTGTCCAGCCTGGATGAGTTCCAGCCTGACCTGGTGGTGCTTTCAGGCCTGCACATGATGGAAGGGCAGAGCAAGGAGATGAGACAGAGGCGACTCATGGAG GCTGTGGCCTCCATCTCTGATATCCCAACCGACATTCCCATACACCTGGAGCTGGCCAGTATGACTGATCAGGATTTTATGAGCAACATTGTGCATCAG CAGGTCTTTCCCCTGGTGAACTCCATCGGGCTGAacgagcaggagctgctgttcctcaCCCAGTCTGCCTCTGGTCCCCACGCCTCCCTGGCCTCCTGGAGCGGCATTCCCGACGTGGGGGTGGTCAGTGACATCCTCTTCTGGATCCTGAAGGAGCACGGCAAGACGGCGCAGCGGGCCTCGGACCTGACCCGGATCCACTTCCACACGCTGGCCTACCACATCCTGGTCACCGTGGACGGCCACTGGGGCaaccaggcagcagcagtggcagctggggccagggctgccgGCACCCAGGCCTGTGCCACCGACACCATCGACACCAGCAAGGTCTTCCTCAAAGCTCCCCTGGAGTTTGTCACCTCCCACACGGAGGCGCCGTCCAAAATCTCCCTCAATCCAGACGAGCCTGTggtgcagtggcacagggaagGCATCTCCTTCCACTTCACCCCTGTGCTGGTGTGCAAGGATCCCGTGCGGACCGTGGGGCTCGGGGATGCCATCTCGGCCGAGGGACTGCTCTATTCTGAAGCGTATCCTCAGTAG